In Ochotona princeps isolate mOchPri1 chromosome 22, mOchPri1.hap1, whole genome shotgun sequence, the following are encoded in one genomic region:
- the MROH8 gene encoding protein MROH8 isoform X7: MACPGPLGEIVIDTLIDSIKEGFNGDLKDEHEKLVFLRSLSSLSQNLPYDETTESFINSHLVDIVHVLSVLVQEESLHTLFSPVRQEIFVIIAGLSYLDVHLLFGSEDRADLFSLVTRSLITLPSLSILSQPEEGMPSRPYTPEYLYRQTFQAFLEMLQSLVVKDPHLENLDAIVKQMDPWLQSVVDHERERATISMSQVLKCLSRHLNLKLPLQFQRLGHLVALMALLCGDSLREVAEEAAEGTHYLLRITLRLKYITHDKKNHQSLRNALKKCRQLLELCGIKQFYSCPVKIVQIFEVFLNANELCQFAITTLDSLGNQSHPHTQGSAVELLITLVKDVESQTEKVPEVVGVICARLSIINQPRLRQQIIHTVSLFISRPKYTDTMLSYLLCLPVPYDRHLAELWRSLEVELPSTTWLLWRLLKKLQKHHSMAPQEKTAYVAVAATNALYELFVGNRLRAAMFRLCPQLLMTLLVQIHHSIGLTMSDITVSSDLYTEQEMPSEVTPLCLAMQATKMLLLRTLCWQEFYAMEKSRGWSLLGGNDCHLQGVFLLANTLLERNQDLAHKVMYLLVPLLNRGNEKHQLTSAGVFVEGGVRQSLVWLRSGCFQLLQSPVVKRLPNIYSVVRLRDWLLCGNNLFRILALRGLHHLVKHQKMKEDVSSLLPPIMDCLCESDGRIVLLAMQLLLHFVGMVDPSTLASLMKTVFSLFGDVRPDVHRVSMTLFGASVKAVKRADRKGIENQILGSLIPLLLYSQDDIDAIAEESKRVLSICATFLKWKLPRAVSCKDPWYIRPVQVGTICKFFGKKCKGKINILAQTLTYTKNAKLPIRRTAVLFVGLFSKYVDSNEFKMQGTEWIEDDLRSLLHDPEPSLRVIASRALFRVQRVRIQPEAEQTICWLRKHLCCLSA; encoded by the exons GTCCTGGTACAAGAGGAGTCCCTGCACACTCTATTCAGCCCCGTGCGCCAAGAGATCTTCGTCATCATAGCAGGCCTCAG CTACCTAGATGTGCACCTGCTGTTTGGGTCTGAAGATCGTGCTGACTTGTTCAGTCTGGTCACCCGAAGTCTCATCACTCTGCCATCCCTGAGCATTCTGAGCCAGCCGGAGGAGGGCATGCCAAGCAGACCCTACACCCCCGAG TATCTCTACAGGCAGACGTTCCAGGCATTCTTGGAGATGCTCCAGAGTTTGGTGGTAAAAGACCCACATTTGGAAAACCTTGATGCCATTGTTAAG CAGATGGACCCGTGGTTACAGTCTGTTGTTGACCATGAGAGGGAACGGGCCACAATCAGCATGTCTCAAGTTCTGAAGTGTTTGTCCAGACACCTCAACCTCAAG CTTCCACTGCAATTCCAAAGACTTGGCCACCTGGTGGCCCTGATGGCGCTGCTGTGTGGGGACTCGCTGAGGGAGGTGGCAGAGGAGGCGGCAGAGGGCACCCACTACCTGCTGCGAATCACTCTGCGGCTGAAGT ATATCACTCATGACAAGAAAAATCACCAAAGCTTGAGAAATGCATTGAAAAAATGTCGACAGCTGCTGGAACTCTGTGGTATTAAGCAGTTTTACAGCTGTCCCGTCAAAATTGTCCAG ATCTTCGAAGTTTTTCTCAATGCAAATGAGCTTTGCCAGTTTGCCATAACTACGTTGgacagcctgggaaatcagagccatcctcacacccaggggtcggCAGTAGAATTGTTGATAACCTTGGTGAAAGATGTTGAGTCCCAAACTGAAAAG GTGCCAGAAGTCGTGGGAGTTATCTGTGCCAGGCTGTCCATCATCAACCAGCCTAGATTGCGCCAGCAGATCATCCATACTGTGAGTTTGTTCATCTCCAGGCCCAAGTACACAGACACAATGCTCAGCTACCTGCTGTGCCTCCCAGTACCATACGACAG GCATCTGGCTGAGCTGTGGAGGAGCCTGGAGGTAGAGCTGCCCAGCACCACCTGGCTACTGTGGAGGCTCCTGAAGAAGCTGCAGAAACACCACAGCATGGCCCCACAGGAGAAGACAGCCTACGTGGCTGTTGCT GCAACAAATGCCCTTTATGAGCTGTTTGTTGGGAACAGGCTCCGGGCAGCTATGTTCCGACTCTGTCCCCAGCTGCTCATGACCTTGCTCGTCCAGATTCACCATAGCATCGGCCTCACCATGTCTGACATCACTGTCTCCAGTGACCTGTACACAGAACAGGAAATGCCTTCTGAAGTCACCCCTCTGTG TCTTGCCATGCAGGCCACAAAGATGCTGCTCCTCAGAACCCTGTGCTGGCAGGAATTCTATGCCATGGAGAAGAGCCGAGGCTGGAGTCTTCTGGGTGGAAACGATTGCCATCTTCAGGGAGTGTTCCTCCTTGCCAA CACATTGCTGGAAAGAAATCAAGACCTTGCACACAAAGTCATGTACCTGTTAGTCCCTCTTCTCAACCGAGGGAACGAGAAGCACCAGCTCACTTCGGCAGGCGTTTTTGTGGAG GGAGGGGTTCGGCAGTCACTTGTGTGGCTGAGGTCTGGGTGCTTTCAGCTGCTCCAGAGTCCAGTGGTCAAGAGGCTGCCCAACATCTACTCTGTGGTCCGCCTGAGAGACTGGCTGCTCTGCGGAAATAATCTCTTCAGAATCCTTGCCCTGAGGGGGCTGCACCACCTTGTCAAACACCAGAAGATG AAGGAAGACGTCAGTAGCCTGCTGCCACCCATCATGGACTGCTTGTGTGAGAGCGATGGAAGGATTGTTCTGCTGGCCATGCAGCTTCTGCTACACTTTGTCGGGATGGTGGATCCCAGCACCTTGGCTTCCCTGATGAAGACTGTGTTCTCCCTGTTTGGTGAT GTGCGCCCTGATGTGCATCGTGTCTCCATGACCCTCTTTGGAGCCTCTGTAAAGGCCGTGAAACGTGCAGACAGGAAGGGCATCGAGAACCAAATCCTGGGCAGCCTGATCCCACTGCTTCTGTATTCTCAGGATGACATTGATGCCATAGCTGAG GAGAGCAAGCGAGTCCTCAGTATCTGTGCCACATTCCTCAAGTGGAAGCTGCCCCGAGCAGTATCCTGCAAAGACCCCTGGTACATCAGACCTGTTCAAGTGGGGACCATCTGCAAGTTCTTT ggaaaaaaatgcaaggGGAAAATTAACATCCTTGCTCAAACATTGACGTACACCAAGAATGCCAAACTTCCCATCAGAAGAACAGCAGTCTTGTTTGTAG GGCTCTTTTCAAAGTATGTGGACAGCAATGAGTTCAAGATGCAGGGCACTGAATGGATAGAGGATG ATCTGAGAAGTCTGCTGCATGACCCCGAGCCCTCTCTGCGCGTGATCGCCTCCCGGGCTCTGTTCCGAGTCCAGAGGGTGAGGATCCAGCCCGAGGCCGAGCAGACCATTTGTTGGCTGAGGAAGCACCTTTGCTGTCTTTCTGCCTAG